The Helianthus annuus cultivar XRQ/B chromosome 11, HanXRQr2.0-SUNRISE, whole genome shotgun sequence region ACAATCATATTTAGTGGTGTATAAATCACCTCCCTGTTAcacaaaattttgaaaatgtacGATTAAAATAATAAAGTGAAAAAGTGTATCAATAAGTTAAACATTGGGCTATCCAAtgtaaaagttttaaatgaaATAACACAAACAATCGACAATGTCTCCTTAGTTAGCACAAATAATCAAACACGTCTTTTTACTTCATCATTTTCGTTTATCCTGCATAAAATAAGAATAAGATATATTAATAAAatgattattattatattaaaaaacaaGAATAAGGTGTATTGATGTATTAAGTATACCATACCTTAATCAACGTAAATCCCATCGGTGTCATCACGTAGGTATTTGGGGTGCTTAATGTTGTCGTAATTACTCGGTTCAATACCGACCGAAAATGGTGGTAGATCATCAAAGTGGTCGTATTCATCCTCGTTAATGACATTATCAATACCAAGAATACGGCGTTTACCTTGCAAGACAATGTGGTATCTTGGTTTGCTTGGGTCATTGACAAAGAAAACTTGTGTGACATGCTTTGCCAAAACAAATGGCTCAGATTTATAGCCATCAGTGGTAAGGTCGACAAGTGTAAAACCATATTTGTCAACTTGAACACCTGTACTGTTGTTCACCCACTTACATTTGAACAAAGGAATAGTGAAATCATGATAGTCCAATTCCCAAATTTCTTGTATAACACCATAATAAGAATTTTTGGCGATATTCATCATTGTATCGTGGCGCCCTCTGCAGAACTCGGTCGTTGATGCTGTTATAGTAACTCCACTGTTTTGCACAACACTTTTTTTATCTTGATCACTGGTGTAAAAAGTATAACCGTTAATGTCGTACCCCTGGGAAGTTATAACTCTACAGTCTGGACCCTGCCCAAGCCTTTTCACAGTATCATCAACATCTGTTTTGGTTACCTTCATTTCCATCCACTTCGATAACTCTTTGTTTTGAGTCTTTATGTACCATAAATCATCCTTGCCCGGGTGTGTCAACCGTAGCATCTCCATGTGTTCATTAACATATGGAGCAAGGCATGTCATGTGTTTTAGGACCACTAAATGTGCATCTTGCACGTCTTTTCGTTGTGGCATGGTTGTTTTGATACCAATTACTGCCTGACCCAGAAGCCGGCCCGAATGACGAGTTACTGGAACACCAACACTGTCGACACCCTCCATATAGCCTATgagaaaaaaaacaaattattatattgtagataacactaatatatatatatatatatatataatatttattgtaATGTATTATTGATAACATTACCTTGACAGAACTCAACCGCCTCTTCAGAAGTATACCCTTCAATAATACTGCCCTCTGGTCGATTACggttttttacaaaaccttttagGTAACCCATGTATCTTTCAAAAGGGTACATGTACCGTAGGAATACCGGACCGCAAGCTTTAATCTCTTGTACGATATGAGATATCAGGTGAACCATTACATCAAAAAATGACGGTGGAAAGTACATCTCTAGTTCACAAAGGGTAACATAAATATCTTTTTGCCATTTATCCAAGTCTTCTTTGTCAATAACCTTTGAGTGAATgttgttaaaaaacaaacaaagtttTGTGATCGTATGTCGGACGTTATCAGGTAGCAATCCACGAATCGCGATAGGAATCATATGTGTCATCAAAACATGACAATCATGAGACTTCATTCCAAGCAATTTACAATCTTTCATCGACACCAATCTTTTAATGTTTGAAGAATAAGTTGATGGAACCTTAATATCATGTAAACATTGACAGAACTGCCTCTTTTCTTCTTTTGTTGTGTTATAACAAGCAGGTGGCAGATAAATACGGTCGCCTCTTTGTTCTGGGGCAAGATCTTTACGTATATTCAAAAGTACCATGTCTTTTCGGACATTAATCCCGTCTTTAGTTTTACCCGGAATATTTAATAATAAGCCTATCAAGCTATCACATACATTTTTTTCTATGTGCATAACATCTAGACAATGCCTAACATTTAAATCTCTCCAGTAAGGTAAATCCCAAAAGATTGATTTTCTTTTCCAATTGATTCCACTCTTATCACGAGATCTTTTTCCCAACACAGTATTTAGATTTTCAACTCGTGCAAATGCATCAAACCGCGTCCTCATCGTTCCGGTCTCGATCTCTCCGTTAAACTCCTCTTTTTTCTTCCTAAAACTATGACCCTTCGGAAGGAATCGTCGATGCCCCATGTATACAGTTTTATTGCAATTTTTTAACCATATTGAGCTTGTTTcatcttcacaaacaggacaagCTTTCTTACCCTTCGTACTATATCCTGACAAGTTGCCATATGCTGGAAAATCATTTATTGTACAGAAAATCATGGCATGCAATTGAAAGTGTTCTTTCTTATATGCATCATATACTTCTACACCCGAATCCCAAAGAGTTTTTAAGTCATCAATTAAAGGAGACAAATACACATCAATATCATTACCAGGCTGTCTAGGACCTTGAATCAACAACGACATCATAATGTATTTCCGTTTCATGCATAACCACGGTGGAAGATTGTAGATGCATAAAAGAACCGGCCACGTACTACGACGACTGCTCATGTTCCCGAAAGGATTCATCCCGTCTGAACTAAGCCCAAAC contains the following coding sequences:
- the LOC118484213 gene encoding uncharacterized protein LOC118484213, with the translated sequence MDRDYWMYKISRVSEIYTVGVRSFIKAAEANRIKKGSSSICCPCAKCENLRYYNCNEIEFHLFEYGFMPQYHCWSRHGESLVEFSTSSTTLDINDSKYNNDSLYVDDHSNDPSDNLNDMLNDMETNMGDAEKENLQQLFEDEEKTLYTGSKFTKLDAVLKLLNLKSKNGWSDKSFTNLLVLLHDMLPEDNELPVSTYQAKKLMCPMGLEVERIHACPNNCILYRNQYANEHKCVKCGASRYKRLKDSDDADDDVKKNGPPAKMLWYLPIIPRLKRLFSNEKEAKLLRWHSDERVIDQKIRHVADSPQWRTIDNKYPEFGKEMRNIRFGLSSDGMNPFGNMSSRRSTWPVLLCIYNLPPWLCMKRKYIMMSLLIQGPRQPGNDIDVYLSPLIDDLKTLWDSGVEVYDAYKKEHFQLHAMIFCTINDFPAYGNLSGYSTKGKKACPVCEDETSSIWLKNCNKTVYMGHRRFLPKGHSFRKKKEEFNGEIETGTMRTRFDAFARVENLNTVLGKRSRDKSGINWKRKSIFWDLPYWRDLNVRHCLDVMHIEKNVCDSLIGLLLNIPGKTKDGINVRKDMVLLNIRKDLAPEQRGDRIYLPPACYNTTKEEKRQFCQCLHDIKVPSTYSSNIKRLVSMKDCKLLGMKSHDCHVLMTHMIPIAIRGLLPDNVRHTITKLCLFFNNIHSKVIDKEDLDKWQKDIYVTLCELEID